A part of Candidatus Methanoperedens sp. genomic DNA contains:
- the pyrH gene encoding UMP kinase gives MKIIISIGGSVLARDLKPENFKSYANVIKEISKKNTVFIVTGGGRAAREYIEVARGLDADEATCDVIGIEMTRLNARLLIAALGDAAYYEPPPNYKEAKNAGLSGKIVVMGGVTPGQTTDAVSAVLAEYVAADLLINATSIDGVYTSDPKKNKDAQKFERMTPKQLIEVVMKTEMIAGANSPIDLLAAKIIERSNIKTIVLNGENPQNIQDAVSGKHGGTVIGK, from the coding sequence ATGAAGATCATAATCTCTATCGGTGGGTCAGTACTTGCACGTGACTTGAAGCCAGAAAATTTTAAAAGTTATGCAAATGTGATAAAGGAGATCTCAAAGAAGAATACGGTATTTATCGTCACAGGTGGAGGCCGGGCAGCGAGGGAGTATATTGAAGTTGCAAGGGGGCTTGATGCCGACGAGGCGACCTGCGATGTGATAGGAATAGAGATGACTCGCCTGAATGCCCGGCTGCTCATCGCTGCGCTGGGCGATGCCGCATACTACGAGCCTCCCCCGAACTATAAGGAGGCAAAGAACGCAGGTCTTTCGGGCAAGATCGTTGTCATGGGGGGTGTAACACCCGGACAGACAACGGACGCGGTTTCTGCTGTCCTTGCTGAATATGTGGCGGCTGACCTTCTCATCAATGCCACGTCAATCGATGGCGTATATACGAGCGATCCAAAGAAGAACAAGGATGCACAGAAATTCGAACGAATGACACCGAAGCAATTGATCGAGGTAGTGATGAAGACCGAGATGATCGCAGGGGCGAATTCGCCGATCGATCTTCTGGCTGCAAAGATAATAGAGCGAAGCAATATTAAAACGATCGTCCTGAACGGAGAAAATCCCCAGAATATCCAGGATGCGGTCAGCGGAAAGCACGGCGGCACAGTAATTGGGAAATAG
- a CDS encoding TraB/GumN family protein — protein sequence MNNGAYAVSYNFNYKNPEALSPHKIILVGTAHVSEKSVALVNEVIEREKPDIVAVELDKARYQALKGEEEVKEINVKELLSGGKFYYFLLHWLLAYVQKKIGADTGVKPGAEMMSAIDIAEKKGVRVALIDRDIQITLGRFWNKMSFFEKLKLFGSLIGASLGIGTEEIDIETVTDEDVVTQLISELRKLAPSAASVLLDERNAIMAKNLIEISGEGTVVAIVGAGHREGIQKYLDAPQTIPPIEEMMTLPKKRFSWFKAATVAVIAMVVGMLALLIYSGGISLSVLLTAMLVLFITQGVLSAVGVIIARGHPFSALTALGLAWFGFLHPFLAVGWLAGIVEAHFRPPTTEDFKNIMKAETMKELMQNRLFRIILVAGFANLGSMIGTFVAIPIMVHYLHITNPLEILKTALETGFTAIRNIL from the coding sequence ATGAATAACGGCGCCTATGCAGTGAGCTATAATTTCAATTATAAGAATCCGGAAGCGCTGTCCCCCCATAAAATAATACTGGTGGGAACAGCCCATGTTTCTGAAAAGAGCGTGGCACTTGTCAATGAAGTGATAGAGAGGGAAAAGCCGGACATAGTGGCGGTTGAACTGGATAAAGCAAGGTACCAGGCATTAAAAGGGGAGGAAGAGGTCAAGGAAATAAATGTTAAAGAACTACTCAGCGGCGGGAAGTTCTATTACTTCCTGCTCCACTGGCTTCTCGCCTATGTCCAGAAAAAAATAGGTGCTGACACAGGGGTCAAGCCCGGCGCTGAGATGATGTCTGCTATCGACATCGCTGAAAAAAAAGGCGTGCGTGTGGCGCTCATAGACAGGGATATCCAGATCACGCTCGGGCGTTTCTGGAACAAAATGTCGTTCTTTGAAAAACTGAAACTCTTTGGCTCTCTCATCGGGGCATCGCTTGGAATAGGTACCGAAGAAATAGATATCGAGACCGTAACAGACGAGGATGTCGTCACCCAGTTAATTTCCGAATTAAGGAAGCTGGCACCAAGCGCGGCCTCGGTTCTACTGGATGAGAGAAATGCCATAATGGCAAAAAACCTGATCGAAATATCAGGTGAAGGTACGGTTGTGGCGATCGTAGGCGCAGGTCACAGGGAGGGCATCCAGAAGTACCTTGATGCGCCTCAAACCATTCCTCCGATCGAAGAAATGATGACCCTCCCGAAAAAAAGGTTCAGCTGGTTTAAGGCCGCAACGGTCGCGGTCATAGCGATGGTTGTGGGAATGCTGGCACTTTTGATATACTCAGGCGGGATTTCCCTATCCGTTCTTTTGACAGCGATGCTGGTTCTGTTTATCACGCAGGGCGTGCTCTCAGCAGTTGGAGTTATAATCGCGAGAGGCCATCCATTTTCAGCCTTGACCGCGCTGGGCCTGGCGTGGTTCGGATTCCTTCATCCTTTTTTAGCCGTGGGTTGGCTTGCCGGGATAGTGGAAGCACATTTCCGTCCCCCCACGACCGAGGATTTCAAGAATATAATGAAAGCTGAAACCATGAAAGAATTAATGCAAAACAGGTTATTCCGTATCATACTTGTGGCGGGTTTTGCCAACCTCGGCAGCATGATCGGGACTTTTGTGGCGATACCGATCATGGTACATTACCTCCACATCACCAATCCGCTTGAAATCCTCAAGACCGCTCTCGAAACAGGATTCACCGCGATAAGGAATATCCTGTAA